A stretch of the Zeugodacus cucurbitae isolate PBARC_wt_2022May chromosome 6, idZeuCucr1.2, whole genome shotgun sequence genome encodes the following:
- the LOC105213220 gene encoding chromatin-remodeling complex ATPase chain Iswi isoform X2 → MEATTSTAGKKVDFDNKLENDRDKRFEFFLKQTEIFTHFMTNSSKSPTKPKGRSKKNKNKEKQKVGVADQRQRKTEREEDNELLADDTQSNEIFRFESSPSYIKNGEMRDYQVRGLNWMISLYENGINGILADEMGLGKTLQTISLLGYLKHFKNQAGPHIIIVPKSTLQNWVNELKKWCPSLRAVCVIGDKDARNTFIRNVLLPGKWDVCVTSYEMCIREKSVFKKFNWRYMVIDEGHRIKNEKSKLSEILREFKTINRLLLTGTPLQNNLHELWALLNFLLPDVFNSSEDFDEWFNTNTCLGDDALVTRLHAVLKPFLLRRLKAEVESSLKPKKEIKIFVGLSKLQREWYTKVLMKDIDVVNGAGKLEKMRLHNILMQLRKCTNHPYLFDGAEPGPPYTTDTHLVYNSGKMVILDKLLPKLQAQGSRVLIFSQMTRMLDILEDYCLWRNYQYCRLDGQTPHEDRNRQIQEYNMENSSKFVFMLSTRAGGLGINLATADVVIIYDSDWNPQMDLQAMDRAHRIGQKKQVRVFRFITENTVEEKIVERAEVKLRLDKLVIQQGRLVDNRTAQLNKDEMLNIIRFGANHVFASKDSELTDEDIDTILERGEAKTVEEKAKLDKLGESSLRTFTVDTGVGESGSTSVYQFEGEDYREKHKLNALENWIELPKRERKAKCAAYANICVTESKAPKVPRPPKQPIVHDFQFFPPRLFELLKQELFYLRKTVGYEVPKNPELGSEATKMQREEQRQIDEAEPLSEEEIAEKESLLTQGFTTWTKRDFDQFIKANEIYGRDDIENIANDVEGKTHEEVSEYNAVFWERCHELQDIERIMGQIERGKVKRQRRLSMKNVLDEKMLRYRAPFHQLRLQYDNNMNNNYVEREDRFLLCMLHKLGADKENVYKQLHDAIRSSPEIQTDSFLKSCTTLELQRRCNSLILLIERENIQRELRELQENRKMVTKDSTGASTTCAPLGKINQKRKSEAIPVENNAKKMKI, encoded by the exons ATGGAGGCAACAACATCCACTGCTGGGAAAAAGGTAGATTTCGACAACAAGCTTGAAAATGATCGAGACAAACGATTTGAATTTTTCCTGAAGCAAACAGAAATCTTTACACATTTCATGACAAATAGTTCGAAAAGCCCAACCAAACCTAAAGGACGATcgaaaaagaacaaaaacaaagagaagCAAAAAGTTGGCGTTGCAGA CCAGCGTCAACGGAAGACCGAGCGGGAGGAAGATAACGAATTGTTGGCGGATGATACACAATCGAATGAAATTTTTCGTTTCGAGAGTTCGCCCAGTTACATTAAAAATGGCGAAATGCGCGACTATCAAGTGCGTGGCTTGAACTGGATGATATCGCTATATGAAAACGGTATAAATGGTATATTGGCCGATGAAATGGGTTTGGGTAAAACTTTACAAACGATTTCTTTGCTTGGCTATCTCAAACATTTCAA AAATCAAGCTGGTCCACATATTATCATTGTACCCAAATCTACTTTACAAAATTGGGTtaacgaattaaaaaaatggtgTCCTTCTTTACGAGCTGTCTGTGTCATTGGTGACAAAGACGCACGAAACACATTTATACGTAATGTATTATTACCAGGAAAATGGGATGTTTGCGTCACCTCGTATGAAATGTGTATCCGTGAAAAGTCTGTTTTCAAGAAATTCAATTGGCGTTATATGGTTATTGACGAAGGACATcgtataaaaaacgaaaagtcCAAGCTCTCGGAAATTCTGCgagaatttaaaacaataaatcgtCTACTACTCACCGGTACGCCATTGCAGAATAACTTGCACGAATTGTGGGCTTTGTTAAATTTCTTGTTGCCGGACGTCTTTAATTCATCGGAAGATTTCGATGAATGGTTCAATACGAACACTTGCCTAGGCGACGATGCACTCGTAACACGTTTACACGCTGTATTGAAACCATTCTTACTGCGTCGTCTCAAGGCTGAGGTAGAGAGTAGCCTTAAACccaaaaaggaaattaaaatatttgtcggTCTTTCAAAGCTGCAGCGTGAATGGTATACAAAAGTATTGATGAAAGATATTGATGTGGTGAATGGTGCGGGTAAATTGGAGAAAATGCgtctacacaatattttgatGCAGTTGCGAAAATGCACCAATCATCCATATCTATTTGATGGTGCCGAACCCGGTCCACCGTATACCACTGATACACATTTAGTCTATAACTCGGGCAAAATGGTCATACTCGATAAATTATTGCCTAAGTTGCAAGCACAAGGTTCACGTGTACTTATATTCTCCCAAATGACACGCATGTTGGATATACTGGAAGATTATTGTTTGTGGCGTAACTATCAATATTGTCGTTTAGATGGTCAAACACCGCACGAGGATCGTAACAGACAAATACAAGAATACAATATGGAAAATAGttccaaatttgtttttatgcttTCAACACGCGCTGGAGGTTTGGGCATAAATTTGGCAACCGCTGACGTGGTTATCATTTATGATTCGGATTGGAATCCTCAAATGGATTTGCAG GCTATGGATCGTGCGCATCGTATCGGTCAAAAGAAGCAGGTGCGTGTTTTCCGTTTCATCACAGAAAACACGGTGGAAGAAAAGATTGTGGAGCGTGCTGAAGTTAAGTTGCGTCTTGACAAATTGGTTATACAACAAGGACGTTTGGTTGACAATAGAACGGCACAGTTGAACAAAGACGAAATGCTAAATATCATTCGTTTTGGCGCAAATCATGTCTTCGCTTCCAAAGACTCTGAATTAACTGATGAAGACATCGACACCATTTTGGAGCGTGGTGAGGCGAAGACTGTTGAAGAAAAAGCTAAACTGGATAAGTTGGGAGAGAGCTCTTTACGCACATTCACTGTTGATACAGGTGTCGGTGAGAGCGGTTCAACTTCTGTTTACCAGTTTGAGGGTGAAGACTACAgagaaaaacataaattaaatgcattaGAGAATTGGATAGAACTCCCGAAGCGTGAACGTAAAGCTAAATGTGCAGCATATGCTAATATATGTGTTACCGAATCCAAAGCGCCAAAAGTGCCACGCCCACCCAAACAACCTATAGTGCATGATTTTCAATTCTTTCCACCACGTCTCTTTGAGCTGCTCAAACAGGAGCTTTTCTATCTCCGTAAAACAGTTGGTTATGAAGTGCCGAAAAACCCCGAATTGGGTTCAGAGGCAACTAAAATGCAACGAGAGGAACAACGCCAAATCGATGAAGCCGAACCGCTGAGTGAAGAGGAGATTGCCGAAAAGGAATCACTTTTAACACAGGGCTTCACCACATGGACCAAACGTGATTTTGATCAGTTTATTAAAGCGAACGAGATATACGGACGTGACGACATAGAAAACATTGCAAACGATGTGGAAGGTAAAACGCACGAGGAGGTTAGTGAATATAATGCGGTATTTTGGGAGCGCTGCCATGAGCTGCAGGATATCGAAAGAATTATGGGTCAAATTGAGCGCGGCAAAGTGAAGAGGCAACGAAGATTATCAATGAAAAACGTGCTAGATGAAAAG ATGTTACGCTATCGTGCACCATTCCACCAACTACGCTTGCAATATGACAATAATATGAATAACAATTATGTGGAACGTGAAGACCGTTTTCTGTTATGTATGCTGCATAAACTAGGTGCTGACAAGGAAAATGTGTATAAACAATTACATGACGCTATACG TTCATCACCAGAGATTCAGACCGATTCTTTTTTAAAATCATGCACAACACTTGAACTACAACGACGTTGCAACTCCCTTATACTGCTCATTGAGCGCGAGAATATCCAACGTGAATTAAGAGAGCTTCAAGAGAATAGGAAGATGGTCACAAAAGACTCGACTGGCGCGAGTACAACATGTGCACCACTGGGAAAGATAAATCAGAAGCGCAAATCCGAAGCAATTCCCGTAGAAAATAAcgcaaagaaaatgaaaatttaa
- the LOC105213220 gene encoding chromatin-remodeling complex ATPase chain Iswi isoform X1, whose amino-acid sequence MIKEEVKAEVMEANNNLIEKTSEAKTMEATTSTAGKKVDFDNKLENDRDKRFEFFLKQTEIFTHFMTNSSKSPTKPKGRSKKNKNKEKQKVGVADQRQRKTEREEDNELLADDTQSNEIFRFESSPSYIKNGEMRDYQVRGLNWMISLYENGINGILADEMGLGKTLQTISLLGYLKHFKNQAGPHIIIVPKSTLQNWVNELKKWCPSLRAVCVIGDKDARNTFIRNVLLPGKWDVCVTSYEMCIREKSVFKKFNWRYMVIDEGHRIKNEKSKLSEILREFKTINRLLLTGTPLQNNLHELWALLNFLLPDVFNSSEDFDEWFNTNTCLGDDALVTRLHAVLKPFLLRRLKAEVESSLKPKKEIKIFVGLSKLQREWYTKVLMKDIDVVNGAGKLEKMRLHNILMQLRKCTNHPYLFDGAEPGPPYTTDTHLVYNSGKMVILDKLLPKLQAQGSRVLIFSQMTRMLDILEDYCLWRNYQYCRLDGQTPHEDRNRQIQEYNMENSSKFVFMLSTRAGGLGINLATADVVIIYDSDWNPQMDLQAMDRAHRIGQKKQVRVFRFITENTVEEKIVERAEVKLRLDKLVIQQGRLVDNRTAQLNKDEMLNIIRFGANHVFASKDSELTDEDIDTILERGEAKTVEEKAKLDKLGESSLRTFTVDTGVGESGSTSVYQFEGEDYREKHKLNALENWIELPKRERKAKCAAYANICVTESKAPKVPRPPKQPIVHDFQFFPPRLFELLKQELFYLRKTVGYEVPKNPELGSEATKMQREEQRQIDEAEPLSEEEIAEKESLLTQGFTTWTKRDFDQFIKANEIYGRDDIENIANDVEGKTHEEVSEYNAVFWERCHELQDIERIMGQIERGKVKRQRRLSMKNVLDEKMLRYRAPFHQLRLQYDNNMNNNYVEREDRFLLCMLHKLGADKENVYKQLHDAIRSSPEIQTDSFLKSCTTLELQRRCNSLILLIERENIQRELRELQENRKMVTKDSTGASTTCAPLGKINQKRKSEAIPVENNAKKMKI is encoded by the exons ATGATCAAAGAAGAAGTGAAAGCTGAAGTAATGGAAGCTAACAACAACTTG ATTGAAAAAACTTCGGAGGCAAAAACTATGGAGGCAACAACATCCACTGCTGGGAAAAAGGTAGATTTCGACAACAAGCTTGAAAATGATCGAGACAAACGATTTGAATTTTTCCTGAAGCAAACAGAAATCTTTACACATTTCATGACAAATAGTTCGAAAAGCCCAACCAAACCTAAAGGACGATcgaaaaagaacaaaaacaaagagaagCAAAAAGTTGGCGTTGCAGA CCAGCGTCAACGGAAGACCGAGCGGGAGGAAGATAACGAATTGTTGGCGGATGATACACAATCGAATGAAATTTTTCGTTTCGAGAGTTCGCCCAGTTACATTAAAAATGGCGAAATGCGCGACTATCAAGTGCGTGGCTTGAACTGGATGATATCGCTATATGAAAACGGTATAAATGGTATATTGGCCGATGAAATGGGTTTGGGTAAAACTTTACAAACGATTTCTTTGCTTGGCTATCTCAAACATTTCAA AAATCAAGCTGGTCCACATATTATCATTGTACCCAAATCTACTTTACAAAATTGGGTtaacgaattaaaaaaatggtgTCCTTCTTTACGAGCTGTCTGTGTCATTGGTGACAAAGACGCACGAAACACATTTATACGTAATGTATTATTACCAGGAAAATGGGATGTTTGCGTCACCTCGTATGAAATGTGTATCCGTGAAAAGTCTGTTTTCAAGAAATTCAATTGGCGTTATATGGTTATTGACGAAGGACATcgtataaaaaacgaaaagtcCAAGCTCTCGGAAATTCTGCgagaatttaaaacaataaatcgtCTACTACTCACCGGTACGCCATTGCAGAATAACTTGCACGAATTGTGGGCTTTGTTAAATTTCTTGTTGCCGGACGTCTTTAATTCATCGGAAGATTTCGATGAATGGTTCAATACGAACACTTGCCTAGGCGACGATGCACTCGTAACACGTTTACACGCTGTATTGAAACCATTCTTACTGCGTCGTCTCAAGGCTGAGGTAGAGAGTAGCCTTAAACccaaaaaggaaattaaaatatttgtcggTCTTTCAAAGCTGCAGCGTGAATGGTATACAAAAGTATTGATGAAAGATATTGATGTGGTGAATGGTGCGGGTAAATTGGAGAAAATGCgtctacacaatattttgatGCAGTTGCGAAAATGCACCAATCATCCATATCTATTTGATGGTGCCGAACCCGGTCCACCGTATACCACTGATACACATTTAGTCTATAACTCGGGCAAAATGGTCATACTCGATAAATTATTGCCTAAGTTGCAAGCACAAGGTTCACGTGTACTTATATTCTCCCAAATGACACGCATGTTGGATATACTGGAAGATTATTGTTTGTGGCGTAACTATCAATATTGTCGTTTAGATGGTCAAACACCGCACGAGGATCGTAACAGACAAATACAAGAATACAATATGGAAAATAGttccaaatttgtttttatgcttTCAACACGCGCTGGAGGTTTGGGCATAAATTTGGCAACCGCTGACGTGGTTATCATTTATGATTCGGATTGGAATCCTCAAATGGATTTGCAG GCTATGGATCGTGCGCATCGTATCGGTCAAAAGAAGCAGGTGCGTGTTTTCCGTTTCATCACAGAAAACACGGTGGAAGAAAAGATTGTGGAGCGTGCTGAAGTTAAGTTGCGTCTTGACAAATTGGTTATACAACAAGGACGTTTGGTTGACAATAGAACGGCACAGTTGAACAAAGACGAAATGCTAAATATCATTCGTTTTGGCGCAAATCATGTCTTCGCTTCCAAAGACTCTGAATTAACTGATGAAGACATCGACACCATTTTGGAGCGTGGTGAGGCGAAGACTGTTGAAGAAAAAGCTAAACTGGATAAGTTGGGAGAGAGCTCTTTACGCACATTCACTGTTGATACAGGTGTCGGTGAGAGCGGTTCAACTTCTGTTTACCAGTTTGAGGGTGAAGACTACAgagaaaaacataaattaaatgcattaGAGAATTGGATAGAACTCCCGAAGCGTGAACGTAAAGCTAAATGTGCAGCATATGCTAATATATGTGTTACCGAATCCAAAGCGCCAAAAGTGCCACGCCCACCCAAACAACCTATAGTGCATGATTTTCAATTCTTTCCACCACGTCTCTTTGAGCTGCTCAAACAGGAGCTTTTCTATCTCCGTAAAACAGTTGGTTATGAAGTGCCGAAAAACCCCGAATTGGGTTCAGAGGCAACTAAAATGCAACGAGAGGAACAACGCCAAATCGATGAAGCCGAACCGCTGAGTGAAGAGGAGATTGCCGAAAAGGAATCACTTTTAACACAGGGCTTCACCACATGGACCAAACGTGATTTTGATCAGTTTATTAAAGCGAACGAGATATACGGACGTGACGACATAGAAAACATTGCAAACGATGTGGAAGGTAAAACGCACGAGGAGGTTAGTGAATATAATGCGGTATTTTGGGAGCGCTGCCATGAGCTGCAGGATATCGAAAGAATTATGGGTCAAATTGAGCGCGGCAAAGTGAAGAGGCAACGAAGATTATCAATGAAAAACGTGCTAGATGAAAAG ATGTTACGCTATCGTGCACCATTCCACCAACTACGCTTGCAATATGACAATAATATGAATAACAATTATGTGGAACGTGAAGACCGTTTTCTGTTATGTATGCTGCATAAACTAGGTGCTGACAAGGAAAATGTGTATAAACAATTACATGACGCTATACG TTCATCACCAGAGATTCAGACCGATTCTTTTTTAAAATCATGCACAACACTTGAACTACAACGACGTTGCAACTCCCTTATACTGCTCATTGAGCGCGAGAATATCCAACGTGAATTAAGAGAGCTTCAAGAGAATAGGAAGATGGTCACAAAAGACTCGACTGGCGCGAGTACAACATGTGCACCACTGGGAAAGATAAATCAGAAGCGCAAATCCGAAGCAATTCCCGTAGAAAATAAcgcaaagaaaatgaaaatttaa